In Desulforegula conservatrix Mb1Pa, the genomic stretch TTTCAGTTGTTGCGCCAATGAGGGTTAGTAGACCACTTTCGACGTGGGGAAGAAAGGCATCCTGCTGGGATTTATTGAATCTGTGGATCTCGTCCACAAAAAGAATTGTTCTTTTTCCTGATGTGCGCCTGGCTTCATTTGCCTCATCAATTATCTGGCGGACATCTTTTACGCCCGAAAGAACCGCTGAAATCTGGATAAATCTGGATTTTGTTTTTTTAGCGACTATCCTGGCGAGAGTGGTTTTTCCGCATCCTGGAGGCCCCCATAGAATCATGGAAAAAAGCTGATCATTTTCTATGGAGAGCCTTATTATTGAACCGTCCGCAACAACCTGCTCCTGACCTGAGAACTCATCCAGGGATGCTGGCCGCATTCTTTCTGCGAGGGGAGCGTAGGTTTCTCCCCTGTTCTTTTTAACGTCAAAAAGATCACTTGAATCAGGCTTCAAGGACTACACCTCTGCGTTTCTTCCAATTTTTCTCTTTGCCTGATCCTTGCGCTCTGACTTTTTCTTTTCTTTGTTGCGGCAGTATTTTTTGGTTCTGTCGTCTTTATTTTTGCTGTGGTACTTTTCATTTTTGACTGAAGCAAAATCTATTCGCCCGGTTTTTTCCCTGAAAATAAGCTTTATGGGAGTCTGATCCAGCCCGAGAGTTTCCTTGAGCTGATTGGACAGATATCTTTCATAGGAAAAATGAATTCCGCCGGGAAAATTGACAAATATGACAAATGACGGCGGCTTTGAGGCAACCTGGGTCGCATAAAAAATTTTGACCCTTTTACCTTTATAAAAAGGAGGTTCCCTTCTTTCTGTTGCTTGTTCAATGATTTTGTTCACTGCTGATGTTGAACTTCTGCTTGTGAACTGCTTGTGAACTTCATTGATGATTTCAAAAATCTTTGGAACTCTCTGACCAGTTACGGCAGAAACCATCGCAACCGGAGCGAATCCAAGAAACTTTGCCTTATATCTGAGATCCTCGGTAAATTCTTTTGCAGAATGAGTATCCTTTTCCACAAGATCCCATTTATTGAATACAAATATACAGCCACAGCCTCTTTCATGGGCATAGCCAGCTATGGTTATATCCTGCTCGGTAACACCTTCGGACGCATCAATAAGAATCAGGGCAACATCGCATCTTTCAAGGCTTTTCAATGTTTTCAGAACGGAAAATTTTTCGAGCTTTTCAGAAACTCTGGCGCGTCTTCTTATGCCCGCAGTATCAATGAGAAGATATTCCCGGCCAGCGACGTTACATATTGTATCTATACTGTCTCTGGTTGTTCCGGCAACCTCACTCACGACAAGGCGCTTTTCATTGAGTATTTTATTGATTATTGAAGACTTGCCTACATTAGGTCGTCCGACAACAGCTACCTTTATTGGCTTATTGGCGTCATCAACATCTTCTTCAGGCTCTTCCGGGAAATCCGCAATCAGATCATCCAGAAGGTCATTCATTCCGAAACCATGCTCTCCTGAAACAGGATAAAACTGGTCAAGGCCAAGCTCATAAAAATCAGACAGCTTGCCTTCTTCCGAAGGGCTGTCAATTTTGTTCACAACATAAAAAACCGGCGGGGCGGCATTTCTTAAAAGGCCTATAACATCAGCATCAAATGGAGAAATTCCGGTCTTTCCATCAAGAACCATAATAATTGCATCTGCATTCTCTATGGCCTGATTTACCTGAAAACGTATTTCAGCCGCAAATGCATCTTCGTCATCCACAAGATATCCGCCTGTATCGACAAGGGTAAACCCAACGCCATTCCAGAAGGCTTCACTGTAATGCCTGTCCCTTGTTACTCCGGGAATATCATCGACAAGCGCTGTTCTTGATTTGGTTATTCTGTTGAAAATTGTGGACTTGCCAACATTGGGACGTCCGATTATCGCTACAACCGGTTTCATTTGATACCTCTCGAATGCTTTTATTCATGCAGCTGTAATTAATTCGTTGTTCTTCCGGCTGCTTTTAGAGCGCCTCTAAAATTGCCTTTTTGCGCGTTAACTGCGTCAGCGTCGTACTCGAAGCCTCATTTATACCGCATAAACTCCGGTTCTCCGTGCGCCGCTTCCTTGTTAACACTTCAAAAATTCTAATTGCTATAGGCACCCTTTAGTATAAAAGATGGGCAGGAGATTTGAAAATCAACACAACGCATTAGCATTATTCAGAAAAAAACATAAAAAGCAAGACTTGCCGTGCTATAAAAATAAAAAAGCATCTGGCTTTGCCAGATGCCTTGATATCTTTTTGGCGTCCCCAAGGGGATTCGAACCCCTGTCGCCGGCGTGAAAGGCCGGTGTCCTGGACCGGGCTAGACGATGGGGACGCAAAGTAAACGTTTTTTTGGTGGGTCGTGCTGGACTCGAACCAGCGACTCTCTGCTTAAAAGGCAGATACTCTACCGACTGAGTTAACGACCCGAGTACACGCTTAGAGTACTTAAACTTCTTTATCGGGTCAAGTTTTTTGTTCGAAGTCACCAACAACCCGTCGAAGATGTGAGGGTATTTACATGGGTTGCTTATTCATGTCAATATTTTATTTTCATAAAATTATATTTTTTAAAAAAATATCCAAAAAAAGCATGGCGGCCCAGCAAAAGATCTTTAGAATCAGATACTTATATCGCAATACGAATGAATGCAATCACCAGACGCAACACTTATGATATCTCCGCCCCCTGTCCTTACAAGCAATAATCCAAATTCATCAACACCAATGGCCTCACCGGATAAGACGCCTCCAGGCCTTTCAATAGTCACCTTTCTGCCTATTGTCGCTGAATACGCCCTTGTTTCAGAAATCCAGTCTCTTGAGGATAATTCAGAGTATGCTTCATGCAGCCTTAGAAGAAAGTTATCAAAAAACTTTTTTCTTGCGACTTCTTTTCCAAGAATGCTCCTGACAGAAGAAACCGGCTGATCAACTTCAGGCAGAGCATTGTTAACATTTATTCCAAGGCCAATTATCACATATTTGACAGTTGCGCCTTCGATCACAGAATCTGATATAATTCCGGCAAGCTTACCGCCTCCAGCCAGAATATCGTTGGGCCATTTGCAGAAAGCATCGACTCCATACACACCCCTTAATAATGAAGCCAGAACCGCACATACCATGAAGTTGACCCTGAAGCTTAACCCAGGTGCAATATCCGGCCTCAGAATTATCGAGCAGTAGATCCCGCCCGGAGATGAAACCCATTGCCTGCCGTTTCTGCCACGACCGCCCCCTTGCGATTCTGCAACAACGACTGTAAAATCCAAAGCGCCTACTGATGCCAGTCCGGCCGCCACGTCCATCGTACTTGAGCATTCAGGATAATAATAATATCTGCCATTAAGCCTGGGGATACTGCCAGATGAAATGTCATGCTCTCCTTTTCTTTGAAGAATCAGGTCTTCACTGATCTCGGACAACCCGAGAAACTGTAGTCTGTCAATCACATCCCAGGGTCTATCCGTCATTCTGCCGAGAAGTTCATAAAAATACGTCAGGGGAAATCCTTCTTTTTTTGAAGCAAGAATTTCATATGCATAATTGACACAGAATCTGAAAGGGTCTTCAAAATGTCTTTTCATGACTCGCATGACTCATACTTAAAATCAAAATATGGATTAATATTCCTATCAACACTTGTAAAAAGACTTTTTTTCGAATAAATATAATACATAATATTTTCCTTTTTAGG encodes the following:
- the der gene encoding ribosome biogenesis GTPase Der, with the translated sequence MKPVVAIIGRPNVGKSTIFNRITKSRTALVDDIPGVTRDRHYSEAFWNGVGFTLVDTGGYLVDDEDAFAAEIRFQVNQAIENADAIIMVLDGKTGISPFDADVIGLLRNAAPPVFYVVNKIDSPSEEGKLSDFYELGLDQFYPVSGEHGFGMNDLLDDLIADFPEEPEEDVDDANKPIKVAVVGRPNVGKSSIINKILNEKRLVVSEVAGTTRDSIDTICNVAGREYLLIDTAGIRRRARVSEKLEKFSVLKTLKSLERCDVALILIDASEGVTEQDITIAGYAHERGCGCIFVFNKWDLVEKDTHSAKEFTEDLRYKAKFLGFAPVAMVSAVTGQRVPKIFEIINEVHKQFTSRSSTSAVNKIIEQATERREPPFYKGKRVKIFYATQVASKPPSFVIFVNFPGGIHFSYERYLSNQLKETLGLDQTPIKLIFREKTGRIDFASVKNEKYHSKNKDDRTKKYCRNKEKKKSERKDQAKRKIGRNAEV
- a CDS encoding biotin--[acetyl-CoA-carboxylase] ligase is translated as MKRHFEDPFRFCVNYAYEILASKKEGFPLTYFYELLGRMTDRPWDVIDRLQFLGLSEISEDLILQRKGEHDISSGSIPRLNGRYYYYPECSSTMDVAAGLASVGALDFTVVVAESQGGGRGRNGRQWVSSPGGIYCSIILRPDIAPGLSFRVNFMVCAVLASLLRGVYGVDAFCKWPNDILAGGGKLAGIISDSVIEGATVKYVIIGLGINVNNALPEVDQPVSSVRSILGKEVARKKFFDNFLLRLHEAYSELSSRDWISETRAYSATIGRKVTIERPGGVLSGEAIGVDEFGLLLVRTGGGDIISVASGDCIHSYCDISI